ATAGTAAAAATGGTGGAAAAATGGAAAAAAATAAACTATACGAAACAATATTTAAGCGAAAATCCATCAGGAATTACGATCTTACACCACTTGATCAAAACACGTTAACAGAGATTAAGAATCATTTAAACGCCTTAGAATCTCTTTATAAGGATATTAAAACTGAATTTAAGATCATAGGAACAGATGATGTAAAAAGAAGGATAATGAAAAAATCACCACATTACATTGCTGTATTTTCTGAAAATAAAGAAGGATATTTGACTAATGCTGGATTTATGCTGCAACAAATGGATCTATATCTTTCTGCAAAGGGAATAGGTACATGCTGGCAGGGAATTCCTCAACCCAAAAAGGAAGTTTTGGAAAGTTCGGATCTTGAATTTGTCATTTTAATAGCTTTTGGAAAGGCTAATGAGCCATTGCATCGAAAAGGTATCGCAGAATTTAAGAGAAAATCTTTAAAAGAGATAAGCAATGTTCATGGTGCTGATGAGCTGATGGAAGCTGTTCGTCTCGCTCCATCTGCAAGTAATAACCAGCCCTGGTTTTTTACGGGTGATGAAAACATAATTCATGTTTATGCAATTAAGCCCGGTTTTATAAGGGGACTTCTAGCCAAAAGATACATTCCAATTGATGTTGGTATTGCATTTTACCATCTGAAGCTTGCTGCAGAAAATTACGGCAGAAAAACTGAAATTATGTTTGATAAAACCGCGCCAGATTATTCCAGCAAAGGATACGAGTATATTACAAGTTTAAGGCTTAAATGAAAAATTGAATATTAATTTGATTTTTTCAATTTATTTAATAAGGATTTAAGCCCTTATTATATAACAATTTAACTTTTTATATCATTAGAACGTAATAATTAGTTTATTAAGCATATATATCTTTAAACACCTTCTAAAAATCCAGACAGAATTTAAGAGAACTAAATCATTTATTAGCATTGAAA
This DNA window, taken from Methanobacterium sp., encodes the following:
- a CDS encoding nitroreductase family protein, whose amino-acid sequence is MEKNKLYETIFKRKSIRNYDLTPLDQNTLTEIKNHLNALESLYKDIKTEFKIIGTDDVKRRIMKKSPHYIAVFSENKEGYLTNAGFMLQQMDLYLSAKGIGTCWQGIPQPKKEVLESSDLEFVILIAFGKANEPLHRKGIAEFKRKSLKEISNVHGADELMEAVRLAPSASNNQPWFFTGDENIIHVYAIKPGFIRGLLAKRYIPIDVGIAFYHLKLAAENYGRKTEIMFDKTAPDYSSKGYEYITSLRLK